The proteins below are encoded in one region of Halalkalicoccus jeotgali B3:
- a CDS encoding sulfatase, with translation MGHPNIAVVVMDTARATETVPADPTITPTLAELADEGTAYSNAFTSAPWTLPSHASLFTGTYASRHGAHGGHTYLDEGYTTLAETLAGAGYETVGISNNTWITEEFGFARGFETFHKTWQLVQSATDLGEVTRAEHARGKLDAFVSEAFSGNPIVNGLNAIYDEFVRTNADDGAAHTTDWLADWLGKRDGDRPFFCFANYIEPHIEYRPPREYAEPFLPEGTYEEAIAIRQDPRAYDVGEYAITEEEFALLEGLYRGELAYLDAKLGEFRAALEAAGEWEDTVLVVCGDHGENIGDHGFLGHQYNVYDTLLHVPLVIHGGPEPAADEDELIQLLDLFPTLLDLAGVDAPAAREQAQGRSLLTRETPRESVIAEYVSPQPSMAQLEERFGSIPDSLYEYDRSLRAIRTDEYKYIRGSDGSEELYDVEQDPEERFEIAATEPEIAAELAAELEGWADSFEHADVDEAVEMAEATKGRLRDLGYL, from the coding sequence ATGGGACATCCTAATATCGCGGTCGTCGTCATGGACACCGCTCGTGCGACGGAGACGGTGCCGGCAGATCCGACGATCACGCCGACGCTCGCGGAGCTCGCCGACGAGGGAACGGCCTACTCGAACGCCTTTACGAGCGCGCCGTGGACGTTGCCCTCGCACGCGTCGCTCTTTACGGGCACCTACGCCTCACGCCACGGCGCCCACGGCGGGCACACGTACCTCGACGAGGGCTACACCACCCTCGCGGAGACGCTCGCCGGAGCGGGCTACGAGACGGTGGGTATCTCGAACAACACGTGGATCACCGAGGAGTTCGGCTTCGCCCGCGGGTTCGAGACCTTCCACAAGACGTGGCAACTCGTCCAGTCGGCGACCGACCTCGGGGAGGTGACGCGGGCCGAACACGCCCGCGGAAAGCTCGACGCGTTCGTCTCGGAGGCGTTCTCGGGTAACCCGATCGTCAACGGCCTGAACGCGATCTACGACGAGTTCGTCCGAACGAACGCCGACGACGGGGCCGCCCACACTACCGACTGGCTCGCCGACTGGCTTGGGAAACGCGACGGCGATCGCCCCTTCTTCTGTTTCGCGAACTACATCGAGCCCCACATCGAGTATCGCCCACCCCGCGAGTACGCCGAGCCGTTCCTGCCCGAGGGAACCTACGAGGAGGCGATCGCGATCCGACAGGACCCGCGTGCCTACGACGTCGGGGAGTACGCGATCACCGAGGAGGAGTTCGCGCTACTGGAGGGGCTGTACCGGGGCGAACTCGCCTATCTCGACGCGAAACTCGGCGAGTTCCGTGCGGCCCTCGAAGCGGCCGGCGAGTGGGAGGACACCGTGCTCGTGGTCTGTGGCGATCATGGCGAGAACATCGGCGATCACGGCTTTCTCGGCCACCAGTACAACGTCTACGATACCCTGTTGCACGTTCCGCTCGTCATCCATGGCGGACCCGAACCCGCCGCCGACGAGGACGAACTGATACAGTTGCTCGACCTGTTCCCGACGCTGCTGGATCTGGCGGGGGTCGACGCGCCCGCCGCACGCGAGCAGGCCCAGGGCCGATCGCTGCTCACCCGGGAAACGCCCCGCGAGTCGGTGATCGCCGAGTACGTCTCGCCCCAGCCCTCGATGGCGCAACTGGAGGAGCGCTTCGGGTCGATTCCCGACTCCTTATACGAGTACGACCGCTCCCTGCGGGCGATTCGGACGGACGAGTACAAATACATCCGGGGTTCCGATGGGAGCGAGGAGCTCTACGACGTCGAGCAGGACCCCGAGGAGCGCTTCGAGATCGCCGCGACCGAACCCGAGATCGCCGCGGAGCTGGCAGCCGAACTGGAGGGGTGGGCCGACTCCTTCGAGCACGCGGACGTCGACGAAGCGGTCGAGATGGCCGAAGCGACCAAGGGCCGTCTCCGTGATCTAGGCTACCTATGA
- a CDS encoding alpha,alpha-trehalose-phosphate synthase (UDP-forming) produces the protein MTDRPLSETVLEGLAERDLVVVSNRQPYAHNRDDGEITVSRPAGGLTAGIDPVMQRTEGTWIAWGDGDADFEVAEEGRVRVPPDDPSYTLSRVELSETDLERYYYGYSNQALWPLCHGMIYPVRCDGRDFERYRAVNRRFGEAVVEESDEGSLIWFQDYHFGLAPRFVRQEMPEALLTQFWHIPWPAPKTFAVCPQADALLDGLLANDLLVFHVAEYVENFLECVASVLSEATVDREDGTVEYDGSTTTIQSFPLGIDAERTESLASESGVWTDLAERYGIDGQTVALGVDRLDYTKGIPERIDAIERFFEEYPGRRGEFTYVQNGSASRSEIESYEYLQQRVDTAIERVNRRFGTATWKPIVRIDEMLPEEELYALYRHSDLALVSALRDGMNLVAKEYVASQVDDDGVLVLSEFAGAHEELGDGAVTINPFDTQSFAEAIDRALSLPTEERNERMAAQRRRVAEYDLLTWMNDVFETALACETDREQSVSHV, from the coding sequence ATGACGGACCGACCACTGAGCGAGACGGTCCTCGAGGGGCTCGCCGAGCGGGACCTCGTCGTCGTCTCGAACCGACAACCGTACGCGCACAACCGCGATGACGGCGAAATCACCGTTTCGCGGCCGGCTGGCGGTCTCACCGCAGGGATCGACCCGGTGATGCAGCGCACGGAGGGGACGTGGATCGCGTGGGGCGACGGGGATGCGGACTTCGAGGTCGCCGAGGAGGGCCGCGTCCGCGTTCCCCCCGACGATCCCTCCTATACGCTCTCCCGGGTGGAACTGAGCGAGACCGACCTCGAACGGTACTACTACGGCTACAGCAACCAGGCGCTCTGGCCGCTGTGTCACGGCATGATCTACCCCGTCCGGTGTGACGGGCGGGACTTCGAGCGCTACCGGGCGGTCAACCGCCGCTTTGGCGAGGCCGTCGTTGAGGAGAGCGACGAGGGAAGCCTGATCTGGTTTCAGGACTACCACTTCGGGCTCGCACCCCGATTCGTCCGCCAAGAGATGCCCGAGGCGTTGCTGACTCAGTTCTGGCACATTCCCTGGCCGGCGCCGAAGACCTTCGCGGTCTGTCCGCAGGCCGACGCGCTGCTTGACGGCCTGCTCGCGAACGACCTACTGGTCTTTCACGTCGCCGAGTACGTCGAGAACTTCCTCGAGTGTGTCGCGTCGGTGCTGTCCGAAGCGACCGTCGACCGGGAGGACGGGACCGTCGAGTACGACGGCTCGACGACGACGATCCAATCGTTTCCGCTCGGAATCGACGCCGAGCGAACCGAGTCACTGGCGAGCGAGTCGGGCGTCTGGACCGACCTCGCCGAACGCTACGGGATCGACGGGCAGACGGTCGCGCTGGGCGTCGACCGGCTCGATTACACCAAGGGGATCCCCGAGCGTATCGACGCGATCGAGCGCTTTTTCGAGGAGTACCCCGGCCGACGCGGCGAGTTCACGTACGTCCAAAACGGCTCGGCGAGCCGCAGCGAGATCGAGAGCTACGAGTACCTCCAACAGCGGGTCGACACCGCGATCGAGCGGGTCAACCGTCGGTTCGGGACGGCGACGTGGAAGCCGATCGTCCGAATCGACGAGATGCTCCCCGAGGAGGAACTCTACGCGCTGTATCGCCACAGTGACCTCGCGCTCGTGAGCGCGCTTCGCGACGGGATGAACCTCGTGGCGAAGGAGTACGTCGCCTCCCAGGTCGACGACGACGGCGTGCTCGTCCTCTCTGAGTTCGCGGGCGCCCACGAGGAACTCGGCGATGGGGCGGTGACGATCAACCCCTTCGACACCCAGTCGTTCGCCGAGGCGATCGACCGGGCGCTGTCGCTGCCAACGGAGGAACGAAACGAGCGGATGGCCGCCCAGCGCCGGCGGGTCGCCGAATACGACCTGCTGACCTGGATGAACGACGTCTTCGAGACCGCACTCGCCTGCGAAACCGATCGGGAGCAGTCAGTGAGCCATGTCTGA
- the otsB gene encoding trehalose-phosphatase yields MSEGERSLERFDSSHARIRERVEAAEGLLLCTDFDGTLAPIETDPQAPEIVPENRRVLRALRDTAGVRVAVVSGRALADVRERVGIEGIAYAGNHGLELQRRDATAVHPIAAKHRGRIARIVEALKAALAGIEGAAVEDKSVTATVHYRKTPDERIRQVREAVETALERFGDGRVRRTGGKEIIELRPAVRWHKGMAVSLLAADHEGWLPIYIGDDTTDESAFRAVEDGLAIYVGSGETAAHYRVPTQEGVTACLSALAEWHADESTVREPTPIETQHT; encoded by the coding sequence ATGTCTGAGGGCGAGCGAAGCCTCGAGCGGTTCGACTCCTCACACGCGAGGATACGCGAGCGAGTCGAGGCCGCCGAGGGACTGTTGCTCTGTACGGACTTCGACGGCACGCTCGCCCCCATCGAGACCGACCCACAGGCCCCCGAGATCGTTCCGGAGAACCGCAGGGTGCTGCGTGCGCTTCGAGACACAGCCGGCGTGCGCGTCGCCGTCGTCAGCGGGCGGGCGCTCGCTGACGTCCGCGAGCGCGTTGGCATCGAGGGAATCGCCTACGCGGGCAATCACGGCCTCGAACTCCAGCGCCGCGACGCCACCGCCGTCCACCCGATCGCCGCGAAACACCGCGGGCGGATCGCCCGGATCGTCGAGGCGCTTAAGGCCGCCCTCGCCGGAATCGAGGGCGCGGCCGTCGAGGACAAGTCGGTCACGGCGACGGTTCACTACCGGAAAACCCCCGACGAACGGATCCGACAGGTCCGCGAGGCCGTCGAAACCGCCCTCGAGCGCTTTGGCGACGGGCGGGTCCGACGGACGGGGGGCAAGGAGATCATCGAACTTCGACCGGCCGTCCGCTGGCACAAGGGGATGGCCGTCTCGTTGCTCGCCGCCGACCACGAGGGATGGTTGCCGATCTACATCGGCGACGACACCACCGACGAGTCGGCGTTCCGGGCGGTCGAGGACGGGCTTGCGATCTACGTCGGATCGGGCGAGACGGCTGCCCACTACCGGGTGCCGACACAGGAAGGAGTCACCGCGTGTCTCTCTGCGCTCGCCGAGTGGCACGCCGACGAAAGCACCGTTCGAGAACCGACGCCGATAGAAACACAGCACACATGA
- the gvpO gene encoding gas vesicle protein GvpO, halophile-type — protein MSDAETADEQCQALTSGGERCTRPAQGDGFCYQHGPDDETIDDHQSEDSDMADNDSVSETEIGTVREKIRQVAADLIGRPLVSVVSVDRDRSRGEDNNEEGWVAAVEILERKSVPDTQDILGRYEITLDADHEITGYRRTHRYRRDDMDQDV, from the coding sequence ATGTCCGACGCGGAGACAGCCGACGAGCAGTGCCAGGCGCTGACCTCGGGCGGCGAGCGATGCACCCGGCCGGCACAGGGCGACGGGTTCTGCTACCAGCACGGACCCGACGACGAGACGATCGACGACCACCAATCGGAGGATTCAGACATGGCAGACAACGACTCCGTCTCGGAAACCGAGATCGGGACGGTACGCGAAAAGATCAGGCAGGTCGCAGCGGACCTCATCGGCCGTCCGCTCGTGAGCGTCGTCTCCGTCGACCGCGATCGGAGCCGGGGCGAGGACAACAACGAGGAAGGATGGGTCGCGGCGGTCGAGATCCTCGAACGCAAGAGCGTCCCCGATACGCAGGACATCCTCGGGCGCTACGAGATCACGCTCGACGCCGACCACGAGATCACCGGCTACCGCCGAACCCACCGGTATCGCCGTGACGACATGGATCAGGACGTCTGA
- the gvpA gene encoding gas vesicle protein GvpA, translating to MSQARPSTSSLAEVLDRILDKGAVIDIWVRVSLVGIEILTVEARVVIASVDTFLHYAREISKIEQAEEEGDLDDLEDIEIEASAESS from the coding sequence ATGAGTCAAGCAAGACCAAGCACGTCAAGCCTCGCAGAGGTGCTCGATCGCATCCTCGATAAGGGTGCGGTCATCGACATCTGGGTGCGTGTCTCGCTCGTCGGGATCGAGATCCTCACCGTCGAGGCCCGCGTCGTGATCGCCTCCGTTGACACGTTCCTCCACTATGCGAGGGAGATATCGAAGATCGAACAAGCGGAGGAAGAGGGGGACTTAGACGACCTCGAGGACATCGAGATCGAGGCGTCCGCCGAGTCCTCGTAA
- a CDS encoding GvpL/GvpF family gas vesicle protein: MTDDALYVYGVIENEDLDLDIEGVNGAERAYTVSYQSLAAVVSDIDTVEPERSDENVQCHDEVLQTILEHDGGRTVVPMSFGMGFKNKRTLKNVLRNARPVFSRTLREIDGMVELGLKVLTDEDADVDTDEIVAEVEERFDRISVNVVENQLFSDRLVINRSYLVERADREAFNEAVGEFEDDHDELLVQYTGPWAPYNFVDIEITAQR, from the coding sequence ATGACCGACGACGCACTCTACGTCTACGGCGTGATCGAAAACGAGGATCTCGACCTCGACATCGAGGGGGTCAACGGGGCCGAACGCGCGTACACAGTCAGCTATCAGTCGCTCGCGGCCGTCGTCTCGGACATCGACACCGTCGAGCCCGAACGCAGCGACGAGAACGTCCAGTGCCACGACGAGGTGCTCCAGACGATCCTCGAGCACGACGGCGGCCGAACGGTCGTCCCGATGAGCTTCGGGATGGGGTTCAAGAACAAACGCACCCTGAAGAACGTCCTCCGGAACGCCCGACCGGTCTTTTCGCGGACGTTACGGGAGATCGACGGGATGGTCGAACTCGGGCTGAAGGTCCTGACCGACGAGGACGCCGACGTCGACACCGACGAGATCGTCGCGGAGGTCGAGGAGCGCTTCGACCGGATAAGCGTTAACGTGGTGGAGAACCAACTGTTCAGCGATCGACTCGTGATAAACAGATCGTACCTCGTCGAACGCGCCGACCGGGAGGCGTTCAACGAGGCAGTCGGCGAGTTCGAGGACGACCACGACGAACTGTTGGTCCAGTATACGGGCCCGTGGGCACCGTACAACTTCGTCGACATCGAGATCACGGCCCAACGCTAA
- the gvpG gene encoding gas vesicle protein GvpG, which produces MFIVDDILFQPFISILDAIHTLAVTEMYNIEGIQSDLKENQLLYELGERDQSEYESRKAELEAELETAELAHEQLDNKNIQIRQ; this is translated from the coding sequence ATGTTCATCGTCGACGACATCCTGTTTCAGCCGTTCATCTCGATCCTCGATGCGATCCACACGCTCGCGGTCACGGAGATGTACAACATCGAGGGGATCCAGAGCGACCTAAAGGAAAACCAGCTGCTGTACGAACTCGGCGAGCGCGACCAAAGCGAGTACGAAAGCCGCAAGGCCGAACTCGAAGCCGAACTCGAGACGGCGGAGTTGGCACACGAACAGCTCGACAACAAGAACATCCAGATACGACAATGA
- the gvpH gene encoding gas vesicle protein GvpH codes for MTDDNHREASSLLDALRHVVETLQEAEQNGERTGAGHGSVSGKHARTDYGFRISTGPDPDSLWERLGTDSGEETEPTADTDTDTDDHLVDVRREDDGLVVLADLPQATAESITAGIDRAENDLVIGFDGEVVDRIALGDAEVAVADSTFRNGVLEVRLRTEEGES; via the coding sequence ATGACCGACGACAACCACCGCGAGGCCTCCTCGCTGCTCGACGCACTCAGACACGTCGTCGAGACGCTACAGGAGGCGGAACAAAACGGCGAGAGAACGGGTGCGGGACACGGCAGCGTCTCGGGCAAACACGCCCGGACGGACTACGGGTTCAGGATCAGCACCGGCCCGGATCCGGACAGCCTCTGGGAGCGACTCGGCACCGACTCCGGCGAGGAGACCGAGCCGACAGCCGATACGGACACGGACACCGACGATCACCTCGTCGACGTCCGTAGGGAGGACGACGGCCTGGTCGTGCTCGCGGACCTCCCGCAGGCGACCGCAGAGAGCATCACCGCCGGGATCGACCGGGCGGAAAACGACCTGGTCATCGGGTTCGACGGGGAGGTCGTCGACCGGATCGCGCTGGGCGACGCCGAAGTCGCCGTGGCCGACTCGACGTTCAGAAACGGCGTACTGGAGGTCCGACTGCGAACGGAGGAGGGTGAGTCGTGA
- the gvpJ gene encoding gas vesicle protein GvpJ yields the protein MSDARPTRQKSDLADVLELVLDKGIVINADIAVTVGETELLGIEIRAAIASFETAAEYGLAFPTGTDMRRVEQASGREPLEVENNEEVNLGINASDGGSNEDSDPPSARPDPEVPISTNEGSESGTDASDGDDGDGEDEPEDS from the coding sequence ATGAGCGACGCACGACCCACACGACAGAAGAGCGACCTGGCGGACGTCCTCGAACTCGTCCTCGATAAGGGGATCGTCATCAACGCCGACATCGCGGTGACCGTCGGCGAGACCGAACTGCTCGGAATCGAGATCCGGGCAGCGATCGCCTCCTTCGAGACCGCCGCCGAGTACGGACTCGCCTTCCCCACCGGCACCGATATGCGCCGGGTCGAACAGGCCTCCGGGCGCGAACCCCTCGAGGTCGAAAACAACGAGGAGGTGAACCTCGGGATCAACGCGAGCGACGGGGGATCGAACGAGGACAGCGACCCGCCGAGCGCCCGTCCGGATCCCGAGGTCCCGATCTCGACGAACGAGGGTTCGGAGTCCGGCACCGACGCGAGCGACGGAGATGACGGGGACGGCGAGGACGAACCGGAGGACTCATGA
- a CDS encoding gas vesicle protein K: protein MRQIDLGGEADEGGETDAASGLLALVMTVVELLVEAMEKEAIRRMESGVLSPEEIERLGTQLQAIEDEIEAIKEREGIENDVGELRTELNDLLSEGIERVYDDHYEELER, encoded by the coding sequence ATGAGACAGATCGACCTCGGTGGCGAGGCCGACGAGGGTGGCGAGACGGACGCGGCCTCCGGACTGTTGGCGCTCGTGATGACCGTCGTCGAGTTGCTCGTCGAGGCGATGGAAAAGGAGGCGATCCGTCGTATGGAGTCGGGCGTCCTCTCTCCAGAGGAGATCGAACGGCTGGGCACCCAACTCCAGGCCATCGAGGACGAAATCGAGGCCATCAAGGAGCGAGAGGGGATCGAAAACGACGTCGGGGAGCTCCGTACCGAGCTCAACGACCTGCTCAGCGAGGGGATCGAGCGGGTCTACGACGATCACTACGAGGAGCTGGAACGATGA
- the gvpL gene encoding gas vesicle protein GvpL: MSTAGTEFEVGRYLYCAVRADDDPSISVAGIEDGEVRIVTAEGIGAVVQPVEAMFDSDDLTEVRRWLLSHQRVVDAVGESFDTPVPFRFDTVIKGDDERVENWITENATQLEAALESLSGCWEYRIELRWDESRVREEIARDDEELAALQARIDDASEGTGYLLEKQYEQHLTERLQGRRDDLAGQLYDRVAEHARAVETAGNQSTLLGADGTNGSDDGFETVIELSVLAPEDHEGVIGDVLEEFIDRDGFDVNYTGPWPPYSHAPTIGDGGEG; encoded by the coding sequence ATGAGCACCGCCGGCACGGAGTTCGAGGTGGGACGATACCTCTACTGTGCCGTGCGGGCCGACGATGACCCCTCGATCTCTGTCGCGGGGATAGAGGACGGCGAGGTGCGGATCGTCACCGCCGAGGGGATCGGCGCGGTCGTCCAGCCGGTCGAGGCGATGTTCGATTCGGACGACCTCACGGAGGTCAGACGGTGGTTACTCAGTCACCAGCGCGTGGTCGACGCCGTCGGCGAGTCCTTCGATACGCCCGTCCCCTTCCGGTTCGACACCGTCATCAAGGGCGACGACGAGCGCGTCGAAAACTGGATCACCGAGAACGCAACACAGCTCGAGGCCGCACTGGAGTCGCTGTCGGGCTGCTGGGAGTACCGGATCGAGCTTCGCTGGGACGAGTCGCGAGTCCGCGAGGAGATCGCACGCGATGACGAAGAACTCGCGGCGCTCCAAGCACGCATCGACGACGCGAGCGAGGGAACGGGCTACCTGCTCGAAAAGCAGTACGAACAGCACCTCACCGAGCGCCTCCAGGGGCGCCGGGACGACCTCGCGGGGCAACTCTACGATCGGGTCGCAGAACACGCACGAGCGGTCGAGACGGCCGGAAACCAGTCGACGCTGCTTGGGGCGGACGGGACGAACGGGAGCGACGACGGGTTCGAGACGGTGATCGAGCTGTCGGTGCTCGCCCCCGAGGACCATGAGGGAGTCATCGGCGACGTCTTAGAGGAGTTCATCGACCGCGATGGGTTCGACGTCAACTACACGGGGCCGTGGCCGCCGTACTCGCACGCACCGACGATCGGAGACGGGGGTGAGGGCTGA
- the gvpM gene encoding gas vesicle protein GvpM: MEPARPEGHAIVDVLDVLLTDGAIVQADVVVTVADIPLVGINLRAAIAGMTTMVEYDIFTEWDEEIRSQERYRHSEFGRRPRPSVPDPSGSDPETDTGPADPDER; encoded by the coding sequence ATGGAGCCGGCACGCCCCGAGGGCCACGCGATCGTCGACGTGCTCGACGTCCTGTTGACCGACGGGGCGATCGTCCAAGCCGACGTGGTCGTCACCGTCGCGGACATCCCGCTCGTGGGAATCAACCTCCGGGCGGCGATCGCTGGCATGACGACGATGGTCGAGTACGACATCTTCACCGAGTGGGACGAGGAGATCCGGAGCCAGGAGCGGTATCGACACTCCGAGTTCGGCCGGCGGCCGCGTCCGAGCGTGCCCGATCCTTCGGGTTCGGATCCCGAGACCGACACGGGCCCCGCGGACCCGGACGAACGGTAA
- the ribH gene encoding 6,7-dimethyl-8-ribityllumazine synthase: MVTLGLVVAQFNRSVTEEMAETARDAAAERDAEIAATLRVPGAYDSPLAADRLARRDEIDAVAVVGAIVTGDTEHDRVIAQSAADALTQVSLERDTPVTFGVSGPGMSCAEARERIEKGRDAVEAAIDLVEEL; encoded by the coding sequence ATGGTCACGCTCGGGCTCGTGGTAGCGCAGTTCAACCGGTCGGTCACCGAGGAGATGGCGGAGACGGCCCGCGACGCCGCCGCCGAGCGCGACGCCGAGATCGCGGCAACGCTCCGCGTTCCGGGCGCGTACGACAGCCCGCTAGCGGCCGATCGACTGGCCCGCCGCGACGAGATCGACGCGGTGGCGGTCGTGGGGGCGATCGTCACCGGCGACACCGAGCACGACCGCGTGATCGCCCAGTCGGCGGCCGACGCGCTCACGCAGGTGAGTCTGGAACGGGATACCCCCGTGACGTTCGGCGTCAGCGGGCCGGGGATGTCCTGTGCGGAGGCCCGCGAGCGCATCGAAAAGGGGAGGGATGCGGTCGAGGCCGCAATCGATCTGGTGGAGGAACTATAA
- a CDS encoding pyridoxal phosphate-dependent aminotransferase, whose product MEFTDRVSRVEPSATLAISQLASELEAEGADVIDLSVGEPDFPTPENVVSAGKESMDAGDTGYTSSNGISDLREAIATKLRGDGLEYGPENVIVTPGAKQALYETFQTLVQDGDEVVLLDPAWVSYEAMAKLAGGTLSRVDLSAHEFRLEPALDELAETVTDDTELLVVNSPSNPSGAVYSDDALDGVRDLAVEHDITVISDEIYERITYGEEPTPLATLEGMGERTVTVNGFSKAYSMTGWRLGYLAAPEALIDEAGKLHSHSVSCATNFVQHAGCEALENTEDAVEEMVEAFESRRDLLVDLLADHGIDVRAPEGAFYMMVPVSETPSASDASGGEPRADDQSWCEGAIQDAHAATVPGSAFGTPGYARFSYANSEERIREAVDRLAEEGYL is encoded by the coding sequence ATGGAGTTTACAGACAGAGTCAGCCGAGTCGAACCGAGCGCAACCCTCGCGATCAGTCAACTCGCGAGCGAACTCGAAGCCGAGGGCGCGGACGTGATCGACCTCTCGGTGGGCGAACCCGACTTCCCGACCCCCGAGAACGTCGTCAGCGCGGGCAAGGAATCGATGGACGCCGGGGACACCGGCTATACGTCCTCGAACGGGATCAGCGACCTCCGCGAAGCCATCGCGACGAAGCTCCGGGGCGACGGGCTGGAGTACGGTCCCGAGAACGTTATCGTCACGCCGGGGGCGAAACAGGCGCTGTACGAGACGTTCCAGACGCTGGTGCAGGACGGTGACGAAGTGGTGTTGCTGGACCCGGCGTGGGTCTCCTACGAGGCGATGGCGAAACTCGCGGGTGGCACCCTTTCCAGAGTGGATCTCTCGGCCCACGAGTTCCGGCTGGAACCCGCCCTCGACGAGCTCGCAGAAACCGTAACCGACGACACCGAGTTGCTCGTCGTGAACTCCCCGAGCAACCCCTCGGGGGCGGTCTACAGCGACGACGCGCTCGACGGCGTGCGAGATCTGGCCGTCGAGCACGATATTACCGTGATCTCCGACGAGATCTACGAGCGCATCACCTACGGCGAGGAGCCGACGCCGCTCGCGACGCTTGAGGGGATGGGAGAACGCACCGTCACGGTGAACGGCTTTTCGAAAGCGTACTCGATGACCGGGTGGCGACTGGGCTATCTCGCCGCGCCCGAGGCGCTGATCGACGAGGCCGGCAAACTCCACTCGCACTCGGTTTCGTGTGCGACGAACTTCGTCCAGCACGCCGGCTGCGAGGCCCTCGAGAACACCGAGGACGCGGTAGAAGAGATGGTCGAAGCCTTCGAATCGCGCCGCGACCTGCTGGTCGACCTCCTCGCGGATCACGGGATCGACGTGCGAGCGCCCGAGGGCGCCTTCTACATGATGGTCCCCGTGAGCGAGACACCAAGCGCCTCGGATGCGAGCGGCGGCGAGCCGCGAGCGGACGATCAGTCGTGGTGTGAGGGGGCCATTCAGGACGCCCACGCCGCCACCGTGCCGGGAAGCGCGTTCGGCACGCCCGGCTACGCGCGGTTCTCGTATGCCAACAGCGAGGAGCGGATCCGCGAGGCGGTCGATCGGCTGGCCGAGGAAGGTTACCTGTAG
- a CDS encoding ring-cleaving dioxygenase, giving the protein MATIAGIHHVTAVCDTAGQNIAFYADLLGLRLVKRTVNFDAPDSYHLYYGDELGRPGTLMTFFAWPDTPHGRLGTGQVESIALGVPPDSLEYWADRLANRKIDAETVERFDERLLRFHGPDALRLELAETEIDAEPWEGGSADPEHAIGGLYGVTLALEGYERTADLLGAMGYDAVGEEDDRFRYVASDEPGSILDVRCRPGLRRGRIGVGSVHHVAFRAADSAIQREWRETLVGRGLDVTPVLDRTYFESIYFREPGGVLFEIATDGPGFTIDEPETSLGEELRLPDWLEPRRAEIERDLPMIFYR; this is encoded by the coding sequence ATGGCAACCATAGCCGGCATCCACCACGTCACGGCCGTCTGTGACACCGCAGGACAGAACATCGCGTTTTACGCCGACTTGCTCGGTCTGCGTCTGGTCAAGCGGACCGTCAACTTCGACGCACCCGACAGCTATCACCTCTACTACGGCGACGAACTCGGCCGACCCGGGACGCTGATGACGTTCTTCGCGTGGCCCGACACTCCCCACGGGCGTCTCGGAACCGGACAGGTCGAGTCGATCGCTCTCGGGGTACCGCCCGACTCGCTCGAGTACTGGGCCGACCGCCTCGCGAACCGGAAGATCGACGCCGAGACGGTCGAACGGTTCGACGAGCGCCTGCTGCGGTTTCACGGGCCCGACGCGCTGCGTCTCGAACTCGCCGAAACCGAGATCGACGCGGAGCCGTGGGAGGGTGGATCGGCCGATCCCGAACACGCGATCGGTGGCCTGTACGGCGTGACGCTCGCACTCGAGGGCTACGAGCGCACCGCCGACCTGCTCGGGGCGATGGGATACGACGCCGTCGGCGAGGAGGACGACCGCTTCCGGTACGTGGCGAGCGATGAACCCGGCTCGATCCTCGACGTCAGGTGCCGTCCCGGGTTGCGCCGCGGGCGGATCGGCGTCGGCAGCGTCCATCACGTCGCGTTCCGGGCCGCCGATTCGGCCATCCAACGGGAATGGCGCGAAACGCTCGTCGGGCGCGGTCTGGACGTCACGCCGGTCCTCGACCGCACGTACTTCGAATCGATCTACTTCCGGGAACCGGGCGGCGTGCTCTTCGAGATCGCGACCGACGGGCCGGGGTTCACCATCGACGAGCCCGAAACGTCGCTCGGCGAGGAGCTTCGACTGCCCGACTGGCTCGAACCCCGACGGGCCGAGATCGAGCGCGATCTGCCGATGATCTTCTACAGGTAA